From Pseudonocardia autotrophica, one genomic window encodes:
- a CDS encoding heme-dependent oxidative N-demethylase subunit alpha family protein, with translation MTRYPDDLASYPFPLPHSTYRISANVEPAGVTRPTEAGSWGSTILHVPGSGAGYEDVARQRAAILDREPARFVAAPHSRAACWDALLHLTGRLATEQPDTCSLVRDGDRYRFRNTRLRIDQEFVLGDASTLPEHPLRFASRQLTEDVVVLGAREGRLWLDAGAVAAASVWSIGFDAGMSFRELHGPVPGNGPGGVFERAEGFLLRLQPGEAYRRLNWGLQPDDRLDLSLDAAPSWAPARRPLRITDPGREIHLRTEVQHLIRLPLTGSVLFLIGIRLLALSRLERVPAWRERLVSVLETLPPEVSDYKGLGPIAALTLAHLRR, from the coding sequence GTGACCCGCTATCCGGACGACCTCGCGTCGTACCCGTTCCCCTTGCCGCACAGCACGTACCGCATCAGCGCGAACGTCGAGCCGGCCGGGGTGACCCGGCCGACCGAGGCCGGGTCCTGGGGCTCGACGATCCTGCACGTCCCCGGATCGGGCGCCGGCTACGAGGACGTCGCCCGGCAGCGGGCCGCGATCCTGGACCGGGAACCGGCCCGGTTCGTCGCCGCCCCGCACAGCCGGGCCGCCTGCTGGGACGCGCTGCTCCATCTCACCGGCAGGCTCGCGACCGAACAACCGGACACCTGCTCGCTGGTGCGCGACGGCGACCGGTACCGCTTCCGCAACACCCGGCTGCGCATCGACCAGGAGTTCGTGCTCGGCGACGCATCGACCCTGCCCGAGCATCCGCTGCGGTTCGCCTCGCGGCAGCTCACCGAGGACGTCGTGGTGCTCGGCGCGCGTGAGGGCAGGCTGTGGCTCGACGCCGGGGCGGTCGCCGCGGCGTCGGTCTGGTCGATCGGGTTCGACGCCGGGATGAGCTTCCGTGAGCTGCACGGCCCGGTCCCCGGCAACGGGCCGGGCGGGGTGTTCGAGCGGGCCGAGGGGTTCCTGCTGCGGCTGCAGCCCGGCGAGGCCTACCGGCGGCTCAACTGGGGGCTGCAGCCCGACGACCGGCTCGATCTCTCGCTGGACGCGGCTCCGTCGTGGGCTCCGGCCCGCCGTCCGCTGCGGATCACCGACCCGGGCCGGGAGATCCACCTGCGGACCGAGGTGCAGCACCTGATCCGGCTGCCGCTGACCGGCTCGGTGCTGTTCCTGATCGGGATCCGGCTGCTGGCCCTGAGCCGGCTCGAGCGGGTTCCCGCCTGGCGCGAGCGGCTGGTGTCGGTACTGGAGACGCTGCCCCCCGAGGTGTCGGACTACAAGGGGCTCGGCCCGATCGCCGCGCTCACCCTGGCGCACCTGCGGCGTTGA
- a CDS encoding class I SAM-dependent methyltransferase → MADPVQDRMEIEFDTVAGWTAEAVAELGDDHAEPAACRGSASPAGLDWLARRCGLRPGDLLADVGGGIGGPAARARRTTGAAPVVIDPMPAACRAATSMFGLPAVVGGGDALPLRTASVPVCWCLGVLCTLGDKAALLAEVHRILHPGGALGLLVFTADEPRPPGAPEGNVFPTRTAVHELLAMSGFAGTAEVALTELPASPARWRQRIAAVEGVLARDHGADPRFAAAQDQSRRVGGLIDDGVVVGRLFHAVAR, encoded by the coding sequence ATGGCCGATCCCGTCCAGGACCGCATGGAGATCGAGTTCGACACCGTCGCCGGCTGGACCGCGGAGGCGGTCGCCGAGCTCGGCGACGATCATGCCGAGCCGGCTGCCTGCCGCGGCAGCGCCAGCCCGGCCGGGCTGGACTGGCTGGCGCGGCGGTGCGGCCTGCGGCCGGGGGACCTGCTCGCCGACGTCGGCGGCGGGATCGGCGGGCCCGCCGCCCGCGCCCGGCGGACCACCGGCGCCGCGCCGGTGGTGATCGACCCGATGCCGGCGGCGTGCCGGGCGGCCACCTCGATGTTCGGCCTGCCCGCCGTCGTCGGCGGTGGCGACGCGCTGCCGCTCAGGACGGCGTCGGTGCCGGTCTGCTGGTGCCTCGGCGTGCTGTGCACGCTGGGGGACAAGGCCGCGCTGCTCGCCGAGGTGCACCGGATCCTGCATCCGGGCGGGGCGCTGGGCCTGCTGGTGTTCACGGCGGACGAGCCGCGCCCGCCCGGTGCGCCGGAGGGGAACGTCTTCCCGACCCGTACCGCGGTGCACGAACTGCTGGCGATGTCCGGGTTCGCCGGCACCGCCGAGGTGGCGCTGACCGAGCTGCCGGCTTCCCCAGCGCGGTGGCGGCAGCGGATCGCCGCGGTCGAGGGCGTCCTCGCCCGCGACCACGGTGCCGATCCGCGGTTCGCCGCCGCGCAGGACCAGTCCCGACGGGTCGGCGGGCTGATCGACGACGGGGTGGTCGTGGGGCGGCTGTTCCACGCGGTCGCCCGTTGA
- a CDS encoding methylenetetrahydrofolate reductase, with product MERWDGPPVRSVLPPALTGPGPMVLTDLTSSPYDAGALARHTRILAGACDALLIGQHHDAPDFPPTLLAALVREAGGRAWVTLTCRDRNRVVLEQDVAGLVAAGADAVLCVTGDGRAPGVRPDVTQVFDLDGTRLAAIAAGAGLAAVVPEAPAAPPVDLRPARLAEKQRAGAGAAVLNHAGSPSQVARFVERARRHGATLPVLAGVAVFTDEPGARVLQAFPGLELDPGTVRAVLCAPDPVEAGIEAAVDEAVALLAVDGVAGVNLSGRGSSGDHTAGTEIKAEIGRRIRARVRG from the coding sequence GTGGAGCGCTGGGACGGCCCGCCCGTCCGATCCGTCCTCCCGCCGGCGCTGACCGGGCCGGGCCCGATGGTGCTCACCGACCTGACGTCCTCGCCCTACGACGCCGGGGCGCTCGCCCGGCACACCCGGATCCTCGCCGGCGCCTGCGACGCGCTGCTGATCGGGCAGCACCACGACGCCCCGGACTTCCCGCCGACGCTGCTCGCCGCACTCGTCCGGGAGGCGGGCGGACGGGCCTGGGTGACGCTGACCTGCCGGGACCGCAACCGGGTCGTGCTGGAACAGGACGTCGCCGGGCTGGTGGCGGCCGGTGCCGACGCCGTGCTCTGCGTGACCGGTGACGGCCGCGCGCCCGGCGTGCGCCCGGACGTCACCCAGGTGTTCGACCTGGACGGCACCCGGCTGGCCGCGATCGCCGCCGGGGCCGGGCTCGCCGCCGTCGTACCGGAGGCACCCGCCGCACCGCCGGTGGACCTGCGCCCCGCCCGGCTCGCCGAGAAGCAGCGGGCCGGAGCGGGTGCGGCGGTGTTGAACCACGCCGGGTCCCCGTCCCAGGTGGCCCGGTTCGTGGAGCGGGCCCGCCGGCACGGCGCCACCCTGCCGGTGCTGGCCGGGGTGGCCGTGTTCACCGACGAGCCGGGTGCGCGGGTACTGCAGGCGTTCCCCGGTCTGGAGCTCGATCCCGGCACGGTGCGGGCGGTGCTCTGCGCACCGGACCCGGTGGAGGCGGGGATCGAGGCCGCCGTCGACGAGGCGGTCGCGCTGCTCGCGGTGGACGGCGTCGCCGGGGTGAATCTGTCCGGCCGCGGCAGCTCCGGCGACCACACCGCCGGCACCGAGATCAAGGCCGAGATCGGCCGCCGGATCCGGGCCCGGGTGCGCGGGTAG
- a CDS encoding universal stress protein, whose amino-acid sequence MTGTTGETAATELAVAVDGSPGAVLAAHWARDLAEVWRGQVRLLHVTAGPDAPADLERLAGETGAGLQLVPAPPGAGTDEIADAVLAASGRARMLVAGSHGAGATGAMLAGRFADRVARSSPVPVAIVRDAEPGAEGVVAGVGGGECDHDQAVVAEAAALAAAWAAPLTLVHAWSDVVARAGSRLHRVQADRATVAGEANVALEAAAAAARDLVPDVHTRVVEGTALRALLDLAATARAVVVGPYGATAPVGMQLGSTSRSLVAFAPCPVVVLPARVNAAGAPG is encoded by the coding sequence ATGACCGGGACGACCGGGGAGACGGCCGCGACCGAGCTCGCGGTGGCGGTCGACGGCTCACCGGGCGCGGTGCTGGCCGCGCACTGGGCGCGCGACCTGGCGGAGGTGTGGCGAGGGCAGGTCCGGCTGCTGCACGTCACCGCCGGACCGGACGCCCCGGCGGACCTGGAGCGGCTGGCCGGGGAGACGGGTGCCGGTCTGCAACTGGTGCCCGCACCGCCCGGCGCGGGCACCGACGAGATCGCCGACGCGGTGCTGGCGGCGTCCGGGCGGGCCCGGATGCTGGTGGCCGGCAGCCACGGCGCCGGGGCGACCGGCGCGATGCTGGCGGGCCGGTTCGCCGACCGGGTGGCCCGCAGCTCACCGGTCCCGGTGGCGATCGTGCGGGACGCCGAGCCGGGCGCCGAGGGGGTCGTCGCCGGCGTCGGTGGCGGCGAGTGCGATCACGACCAGGCCGTCGTCGCCGAGGCCGCCGCGCTGGCCGCCGCGTGGGCGGCGCCGCTGACGCTGGTGCACGCCTGGTCGGACGTCGTCGCGCGAGCGGGGAGCCGGCTGCACCGGGTGCAGGCGGACCGCGCGACCGTGGCCGGGGAGGCCAACGTCGCGCTCGAGGCCGCGGCCGCGGCGGCGCGCGATCTCGTGCCGGACGTGCACACCCGCGTCGTCGAGGGCACCGCGTTGCGGGCGCTGCTCGATCTCGCCGCGACCGCCAGGGCGGTGGTGGTGGGACCGTACGGCGCCACCGCGCCGGTCGGGATGCAGCTCGGCTCGACGAGCCGGTCGCTGGTCGCCTTCGCGCCCTGCCCGGTCGTCGTGCTTCCGGCCCGGGTCAACGCCGCAGGTGCGCCAGGGTGA
- a CDS encoding DUF2252 domain-containing protein: MTSVRDAAGRARANLKRRDQAALVLPADRDPVGLLEGQHVSRLADLVPVRVGRMLQSPFAFYRGGAGLMARDLRDAPVSGVDVVLCGDAHISNFGFYASPERELVFDLNDFDEAGIGPWEWDVRRLAASVHIGGRDIGLSEDACRDAVVAAAEAYRTVLRQFVELSAVERYFYRVDTSEVAERLGEAGRRTWLKATDKARGRTSEQVLRKLTVQSENGRLRIDDQPPVLQHVNHATADDIPQLFDQYRTTLREDVAFLLAQFRPVDFALRVVGVGSVGTRCYLIALEGPAGEVLFLQAKEAQASVLTSHGGRPSVIPGYEGGADHIEGHRVVAAQRILQATSDPFLGWITGWAGESGDRPRVDYYWRQFRDMKGSIDPATLSADGYRAYGTLCAALLARAHGQSPGGRVIARYLGRSERYALATADWAAGYADVAEADFETVAAAVAAGRLPVERGV; this comes from the coding sequence ATGACGAGCGTGCGGGACGCGGCCGGGCGGGCCAGGGCGAATCTGAAGCGCCGTGACCAGGCTGCGCTGGTGTTGCCGGCGGACCGCGATCCGGTCGGTCTGCTGGAGGGCCAGCACGTCTCGCGGCTCGCGGACCTGGTGCCGGTCCGGGTCGGGCGGATGCTCCAGTCGCCGTTCGCGTTCTACCGCGGCGGAGCCGGGCTGATGGCGCGGGATCTGCGGGACGCCCCGGTCTCCGGGGTGGACGTCGTGCTGTGCGGTGACGCGCACATCTCCAACTTCGGGTTCTACGCCTCGCCGGAGCGGGAGCTGGTCTTCGATCTCAACGACTTCGACGAGGCGGGCATCGGCCCGTGGGAGTGGGACGTCCGGCGGCTCGCGGCGAGCGTGCACATCGGTGGCCGGGACATCGGGCTGTCCGAGGACGCCTGCCGGGATGCCGTCGTCGCCGCCGCCGAGGCCTACCGGACCGTGCTGCGGCAGTTCGTCGAGTTGTCCGCCGTGGAGCGCTACTTCTATCGGGTCGACACCTCCGAGGTCGCCGAACGGCTCGGCGAGGCCGGGCGCCGGACCTGGCTCAAGGCCACCGACAAGGCTCGCGGCCGCACCTCGGAGCAGGTGTTGCGCAAACTCACCGTGCAGTCCGAGAACGGAAGGCTGCGGATCGACGACCAGCCGCCGGTGCTGCAGCACGTGAACCACGCGACCGCCGACGACATCCCGCAGCTGTTCGACCAGTACCGCACGACCCTGCGCGAGGACGTCGCGTTCCTGCTGGCGCAGTTCCGGCCGGTGGACTTCGCGCTGCGGGTGGTCGGTGTCGGCAGCGTCGGGACGCGCTGCTACCTGATCGCCCTGGAGGGCCCGGCCGGGGAGGTGCTGTTCCTGCAGGCCAAGGAGGCGCAGGCGTCGGTGCTGACCAGCCACGGTGGCCGTCCGTCGGTGATCCCCGGCTACGAGGGCGGCGCGGACCACATCGAGGGACACCGGGTGGTCGCGGCGCAGCGGATCCTGCAGGCCACCTCGGATCCGTTCCTCGGCTGGATCACCGGCTGGGCGGGGGAGTCCGGCGACCGCCCGCGGGTCGACTACTACTGGCGGCAGTTCCGGGACATGAAGGGCTCGATCGACCCGGCGACGCTCTCGGCCGACGGATACCGCGCCTACGGGACGCTGTGCGCGGCGCTGCTCGCCCGCGCGCACGGGCAGTCCCCGGGTGGACGGGTGATCGCCCGCTATCTGGGCCGCTCCGAGCGGTACGCGCTGGCGACGGCCGACTGGGCTGCCGGCTACGCCGACGTCGCCGAGGCGGACTTCGAGACGGTCGCCGCGGCCGTCGCGGCCGGCCGGCTCCCGGTGGAGCGCGGCGTCTGA